A window of the Macrobrachium rosenbergii isolate ZJJX-2024 chromosome 43, ASM4041242v1, whole genome shotgun sequence genome harbors these coding sequences:
- the LOC136828994 gene encoding uncharacterized protein — MRIGNWNVGSLTGKGRELFDVMQRRKIMILCIQETKWKGKSARKLGEGYKVYYTGEDTRRNGMGIILHPDLRENVTEVQRISDRHMGLKFVKDKRVYGISSQHTPLIKGVVKRRRRNSEGN, encoded by the coding sequence atgagaattggaaattggaatgttggcagcctcacaggaaagggaagagagttgtttgatgtcatgcagagaaggaaaattatgattctATGTATACAAGAGAccaaatggaaggggaaaagtgcaagaaagcttggagaaggatataaagtttactacacaggggaagatacaaggagaaatggGATGGGAATTATTCTCCATCCAGATCTGCGGGAAAACGTCACAGAGGTCCAGCGTATCAGTGACAGGCACATGggcttaaagtttgtgaaagataagagagtaTATGGCATATCATCTCAGCATACGCCCCTCATCAAGGGTGtagtgaagaggagaaggaggaattcaGAGGGAAATTAG